tcgatgatccttgtgaggCCCTTCAACTCGGGATAGACTATGATTCTATATGGTCTTATTATGCTTTTGCTTATGATTGAACCTGTTTTTGCTAGTTTAAAGACTTGCTAACAgacaagaatattttctgtatgtgtgcCCAATGTTGGTTTATTGTACAGTTAAATATCCTGCTGTATAGTCACAGAACTACTGTAGGAACTTCCGAAATCTCTCCAGGTACTTAATTTGGGGAGGtacttatatttatatatatatattttttcaaataaatctttttctaaCACTGCCAGTCCACATGGTTATTCCTGTGACTGAAATCAGTCCTCTCCATTGTGTGCACTGTAGCCTTtatctttcttcccttccaatAGTATCCACATACCTAAGCTCTTTGGTTCCTACCTACCACATATCTGCAATCACAAGCTGAGAAAGGCAGACCCTGACGTtcccttgtttttattttttatttatttttatttatttttatttttttgattctCCCACTAGGTTTCTGGCTCGTACTGTTCTCTTTCCTCAGCTTTACTTAACTCCAagttccctttctttctgtccaCTGATACCATGATTCCctcatttcttctctgcctGAACTTCCTGCCAGTTCTTCTTACCCCTGCACTCTTTTCCAGTTCTGTACTGCTCTCCCAGCTACAGCTGTAACTTCTCATCTGGTTACCAGTTTTATAGCAAGCAAATGTTAATGTTTATATACAGGTTAAAAAGGTAACACAGAATCTGAACAGgtatttatttccttaacaAGTAGATGAGGCTGAGGAAAGTGAAACTAAACATACTGATAAAGTAAACATTTTACACAAAGCAAACTCTTATCCTGGTGTGTGTTACCAGCCTTAAGCATAAAGTCAGTGTGCAATGAGTGACAGATGTGGAGTAACCAAAATGTGCAGTTTCTTGTCAAATTTATGTACATTATGATTATTTGAAAAGTCATAGTTGGGTACATGCTCACACAGTGAAGACATCCCAACCTAAATTTCTCAGTCCTTTGAAAGAGTAAAAATCCTAGCACATTCAGTGCTACAGCATGTTCAAGGCTTAATTCTATAAAACCAGAGACATCTTTTATCTATTTTGTAGAAAATTTACATGTTATGAAATACTATACTTGAAGTATTACCAACACAGTTATGACCTTATTTTGGTAGATGTTCACTGACATAAAATCTAGGCCTGTTTTTAGTGCTGTTTAACAAACCTCAGATTTCTGAGAGTACACATCTTTCATCTTAACAAAGCATTGGATTCAAGCTTACAAAACTTGAATTTTGCTTGAGTGGAGTGTGTTGCATTGTGTCtattacataaaataattttcctataGAAGTAAGCAGGATTTAGAACAGGGGGTAACAATCAAAATCAGTGAATTTCACGAAACGTATCAGGACACCATTTGTATCTCTCTACAGCAATCAGCTTTGCCTTTATTTCTACCTGGACCTGAAGTCACTTGAAGCAAAATGCAGAACATGGAACTGAATGCAGTCAAATGGAAGCATTTTGGCACAACACCCAATTCATATGATGATACAAGCTGATCAAGGAACAGAAGTATCAGAAAATGTAGACTTACAGGTATCATCTTGGCATAAGGGGATAGCACTCTCTTTTTACCTAAATTTACTCCTTCTTCCTATGAAGAGAGTGTAAAATCAGAGCCTCTCAGCAACATTACCATCTAGAAAAAGAGCTGGGGAAGTGAAACTGATCTTCTATATATAAAGTTATAACTCCAAAAGAGGTTATAAATAACAAAGCTGTCTTTGTCAGCTGAGTACAGAACTGATGGATGAAAGTGCAGCTTCATGTATTAGTGAGGGCAGAACTGTAAATAACTTCATAAAAAGCATAATCCTTTACTAACCCTGTCATGGTATGGTGAGTTTCCCAAAGAATCCACTGCCAACAGTGAAATGTACACCTGGCTATCCTAATACCATATGTTAGGATCTATGctaaaatatgttaatataaGCGATTAAGGATTAACAACTTGGCCAACAGGTGCACCTTCATGTGGACTCTATAGTTCAGCCAGGCATTTACTCAGAAATCTGCTCTTAATAAAGAGCACTGATGAAAAAGCAGACAGTAACTCCATGCAGTTGGCAAATCTCTCCCCTTTATAATTCACGTGCATCCAACTGATAGGGAGCATGTGCTCTGTGGTACAACCGCACCTAATTTCTGATTGGAAATGATGAGGATATACACAGAGCTTCCAATGAAGGCAGCGAGTGTTATCAGAATGGGATCTTTGATCCAGACAGCAGACAAAAGTCTTGATCCCCATTCTGGATATACGAGCTTGAATCTGAAGCATTCCTTTCATTAACGTCAGGACAGAAGCTACTCtacagctgctgtttttcttcaatattcAATGGCTCTTTATCAGTACCttcaaaaggaacaaaactaGGTAAAGGTAATTTTTAAAACCCTCCTCTTCGTTTGTTTGTATGATATCATATAGGAAAAGCTATGTGCAGAGAAGAGTTCCTGTGCTGGAAAGTATTGCAAGCTAACAAAGACCTGGTTATATGAGAGAGATGTCTAGCTGTTAGCATGCTGTAATGCATAACCATTGTTATACATGTAACTGTTGTAGTTAATCCAGTCGTCTGCACACTGATATTCTTGATTAGGCTGAATGTATGGATGAtaaacagtttcttttcccAAGAAATAGGCTGGAGCAAGTCTCTGTAAAACAACAGCACTGAACTGGTATGTCAGCTTCCTTCGAATTTTGATTATTTCACCTGTTCTTCCATAATTCCTCAGTGCTCTGGCCATTTTCTGATATGTCATGATCTTGCggtttcccttcctttctccccacaACTCTGCAAGTTTCTCCTTGTTTTTGGAGACAAACTGGAAGACACCATTGGGCTTATCCACCCATTGAATGCAGTTTGCCATAGCTGGATCATACAGAGACTCGTGGAGGTACTCAAACAGACGGAGTTTTTTTCTAcctattaagaaataaaatacaaaaggtCAGAATAGAACTCATGCTGGTTTTAAAAGATGAGCAGTTGtcttttttcctggaaaggatcttaagggaaaaaagcatATGTAAACCTAATATcctgtttgaaattaaaagatcGATATAAACTATTCAACAGAAGACTACCAGTAGCAAATGGGATGATAGTTCTGAAACAATGTACAGATCTGTGGTGACAGGAAGGGATTTGGTCATTAGAGTTTTAAGAGCAGGTTATTAGTGGATCATGACAAATATGTGTTGACTTTGCTGTGTGTTAGGACTGAGGAGCCACTTTTAGCAATCTTAAGACACATGCTGTGCAGGGAATCACGTCCTCAGGCAGCGCTGGAAAGAGACCCTGGAGAGCCAATCTGaatgctttttaataaatgcttaCCCCACTTAATCAAAACTCAAAGACTTTGAGATGAATTGATTTTGTCGGATTCATTTCAGGACTGTTTTGGGGATGCAAGGTAGTCTCTGATATAAGAAAGAGGGAGTGAATGCTCAGGAAGAGCAAGCTAGTTTTGAATTGTAAACCTCACCTAGTCACTAAGGAGCTAGACCTTCTCatacactgtatttttctaaacaCATGCAGAAATGTCAAATTGCATCCAATGCAGAATAAAGGAAGCTCAGTGAGCAATATTTGTCAGTCAAGTAAGTTCTTCTCCCCACAGGTTCAGCTCTCACACTCAAGTTTACTAGTGAGATTTATTAGTTTCACTTAGGTCTTGTGGGTCCCTCTCTCTGAAGTGCTCCCAGTTCCCTTCACAGAGCAAAGGGTGACCAAGAAGCTGCCATAAGGAGGAAGAGCTGAAGATTATGAGACAAAGAGGAACATTTTGCAGGAAGAAGAGTCTATGCAGAAGAACGGCTTCCACTTTAACCAAAGTGGATACAAGCAGCTGCACCTAAAGTTCATAAAGTCTTGTCTTGCATGGCTATTTTAAAACAGGGGCTGGGGAAAAGCGGCAGTAGCTAAGGAACACTGAGGTCAGGCCAAAACATCTGTTAGGGATGACAGTAACTCTGCATCTGGTGATAAGGAAATAGGAGAGAAGTGACAGCCAGACTAGGAAGAAGAAGATCCTGAAATCAGAGgtactttccaaaaaaataataaagtttcacgatctaaataaaaattggcCTGTGGCTAGAAGCACATATTCTACTAGAAATACCTATaatactttcaaaatgaaaagcttaaaagaaacatgaaggaGACTGCCTGGTCACAGTAAGCAATTCTGAATAATAGAAGGTGACATTCTTAAGTCCCCTCCAACCAGAATCATCCCATAATCCTACGAACCAATGCTAGAATGAATAAGACCTGGGGGACATTTGGATGTCTCTCCTGTTCATCGGAGCCTCATGCTACTGCAGACTGagtttctgcaggaaaacaatagTGTAGCCACTTCTCTACCAGCATCTCAGAGGTCATGCTGTCCAGCCTCAGTTCTGCTGTCTAGACTTCTCCAGCTGATGCATTGGTTTGAGAGGGCATATGGGCTTATATGTGCTAATGAAGCTATGTTTCTAGATTCCAGCTATTATTTCCAAAGCCCTACAGCATGCGGACACACCTGTTTGAGGTGTGGTTAGTGCATGGATCTTTGCACTGCATAGCATTGcataagccagcagtgttcATTACCTGCCTTTAAACCACTGCACAACATCAGTCCAAGCCAGCTGCCTGGTTTCTGCAGGTTGCTTATGTAGTCACTGGAGAGAGGAAGCTCCTCCAGAAGGTGTTTCAGAGCACCTGCATTAGGTTACTGCACTAAATTGGCCTGAAGCAGCCTAATTCTCTCTGTGTATGTCTCTTGAAATACATCTCTTGATGGTCTCCACTTACTGAGCTTTTGTTCTTATCAAGGACTGGCCTTGAAATGCATGAGTTGGACTcctttcagaagaaagcaaactcagAGATGCTTTCCAGAAGCATATTTAGTTCACTGCAGATTTCAGAACTTGTGGCCATCCTAGAGATAGCCCTAACCCCCATGAAACACTTTAAACACAGACTTTGCATCCTCAGTGCTAATTGTTTCATTTACAGATCTGTTCCTAAAGGGTAACACTACATGCTAGTGTACAGATAACCTCTCATGCACAAATAAGAGGACAAGAGGACTAAATTTATCTAGGTATAGGGGAAATAGTTCCCCAAATCATAGTTTCTGGCAGGATATTATCAtggagacaaaaagaaaaaaaaagaaaaaaaaaggaagaataaagaaaaaaaagaaaaaaaaaaacataagaatAGGCAGCCATTATGAAATGCTGTGCAGTATAGCCTTCTGGAAAAGAAGACTGATAATAATATAAAAGGAAGATGAATTAGGAAATTAAGTTTAACAGAGCAGTAACAACTGAAGGTGGCTTCAGCTAACATCATGTAAAATTGGGTAAGACTtagaaaagtaacattttttgaTTGGCATATTTGCATTTGTAGTAGTGAACTTCAAGAGTTAGAAGTACAGAACTTAAAAGGAGAGGTTAGTCTTCCCATTGTCCCAAGGAACTTGTAGTAGTCATAGTATCTGAGCTATTAAGCAACAGAAACCACAGTGTTCAGCATCAATGGTAAGGGATGATACAAAAACTGACACCGTGTGGTTAACATTGAGAGAAGGGGAtttcaaaaagcaataaaatcagGAAGCTACTCAAAAAGACCTCACAGTCAGAAGTAGGTACAACACTCGGAGTGGAAGCTGTGCATCTCTCATCTAGCAGAGTCATACAAAGGATGCCGAGTCCCAAATGAAAGCCAAAGAATGAATGCAACAACTGATGTACAGTGATGGCCAATGGCACCTGACCTACTCTTGGCAGAACAGATATCCACTCAAGTAAAGTCAACCAAAAGGAGCATAAAAACAGCTGTCAAAGTGTTCACTGGAAATGACAAAAGCTAAGAAGTAATTTGAACAGTAAACAGAGAAAGGCATAAAATC
This is a stretch of genomic DNA from Cygnus atratus isolate AKBS03 ecotype Queensland, Australia chromosome 1, CAtr_DNAZoo_HiC_assembly, whole genome shotgun sequence. It encodes these proteins:
- the SPIC gene encoding transcription factor Spi-C, whose translation is MLNFLQNTYSRRMNFPDQDILGQAFEDALEVLQQQSDKEMQYSQGYKNCLTLINHHSHLRASPSYSAAPSTEDPGYSWRNMINSSGDLYADETVYRMLQNTPESQVMHAAGGQPKAGKGRKKLRLFEYLHESLYDPAMANCIQWVDKPNGVFQFVSKNKEKLAELWGERKGNRKIMTYQKMARALRNYGRTGEIIKIRRKLTYQFSAVVLQRLAPAYFLGKETVYHPYIQPNQEYQCADDWINYNSYMYNNGYALQHANS